From the Roseibium salinum genome, one window contains:
- a CDS encoding GFA family protein, protein MKLSGSCRCAAVKFEVESKTPYPCMRCYCSICRKTGGSSGSAINLMGDAGSLRIEGAESKAVYNAEIDGKKSPAERHFCVSCGSHLWLWDPRWPELVHPHAGAIDSALPTPPETVHIMLEFKPDWVEVPEGPGHVHFQGYPELSIEDWHKAKGLYDC, encoded by the coding sequence ATGAAACTTTCAGGCAGTTGCCGCTGCGCGGCCGTCAAATTCGAGGTGGAGAGCAAGACGCCCTACCCTTGCATGCGGTGCTATTGCTCCATCTGCCGCAAGACCGGAGGGAGTTCCGGATCCGCGATCAATCTCATGGGGGATGCCGGAAGCCTCAGGATCGAGGGCGCGGAATCGAAGGCTGTCTACAATGCCGAGATCGACGGAAAGAAGAGCCCGGCAGAACGGCATTTTTGCGTCTCCTGCGGCAGCCATCTATGGCTCTGGGATCCGCGCTGGCCCGAACTCGTCCACCCGCATGCCGGCGCAATCGATTCTGCCTTGCCAACGCCGCCTGAGACCGTCCATATCATGCTTGAATTCAAGCCGGACTGGGTCGAGGTTCCCGAAGGCCCGGGCCATGTCCATTTCCAGGGCTATCCCGAGCTGTCAATCGAGGACTGGCACAAGGCGAAGGGCCTCTACGACTGCTAG